The following proteins are encoded in a genomic region of Brachypodium distachyon strain Bd21 chromosome 1, Brachypodium_distachyon_v3.0, whole genome shotgun sequence:
- the LOC100843440 gene encoding protein tesmin/TSO1-like CXC 5 isoform X1, whose product MEPEEQQMVQPPVSASAPAAELKVPSHQPPPKPAASTQPAMPVPRPWPVAFTPMKPMVEVKSGTPQKRKKQCNCKNSHCLKLYCECFAAGLYCDGCNCKQCGNRVENEKARQEAINNTKQRNPKAFQPKIENVSNTLSVRKDAGVPSFPKHNKGCHCKKSGCLKKYCECFQANILCSKNCKCMDCKNFEGSEELQAIIQGYNASDRNNIQQATNVTLNGPIGSSGHKCSPACRRHPDDPLGSEANHVDASQVASSTGLEGCIGNYHSKSKMFYRNFCRSPLAHTIHPTDVNDLANHLVIVCRKATEAFLTIADHKVEIDVERTSCTKTDLNNDKMKNQEVQKAVVRQPDEATYIDHRNVGDLESPCSNSQEDSRPASPGTQALMCDEQGTAFGTDYRSSFPMALHDQDTSELNGVQEKTVLTGFRDYLRLVITRGKINEGNILSESAMELEDQRHQSVSTNLLPLKAVEKPKSPDDSENPKASEPSSSNC is encoded by the exons ATGGAGCCGGAGGAGCAACAGATGGTGCAGCCACCTGTGTCAGCGTCGGCCCCTGCCGCTGAGCTGAAGGTACCATCGCATCAGCCACCGCCGAAGCCAGCGGCCTCGACGCAGCCTGCGATGCCCGTACCGAGGCCATGGCCAGTGGCCTTCACGCCTAT gaAGCCTATGGTCGAAGTGAAGAGTGGTACTccacaaaagagaaagaagcaGTGTAATTGCAAAAACTCGCATTGTTTAAAGCT GTACTGCGAGTGTTTTGCAGCAGGCCTTTACTGTGATGGCTGCAATTGTAAACAATGTGGAAACAGAGTTGAGAATGAAAAGGCTAGGCAGGAGGCTATTAACAATACAAAGCAACGGAATCCAAAGGCCTTTCAACCTAAGATCGAAAATGTTTCGAATACTCTTAGTGTTCGGAAG GATGCTGGAGTCCCTTCATTTCCAAAACATAATAAAGGCTGTCACTGCAAGAAGTCAGGGTGTCTCAAGAAGTACTGTGAATGCTTCCAAGCAAATATCCTTTGCTCCAAAAATTGTAAATGTATGGATTGCAAGAACTTTGAAGGAAGTGAGGAGCTACAGGCTATAATTCAAGGGTATAACGCATCTGATCGAAATAATATTCAGCAAGCAACTAATGTCACTCTGAATGGTCCCATCGGATCCTCCGGGCATAAGTGTTCACCAGCGTGTAGAAGACATCCAGACGATCCCCTTGGTTCAGAG GCTAACCACGTGGATGCTTCACAAGTTGCTTCTTCTACTGGACTTGAAGGCTGTATTGGTAATTATCATAGTAAATCTAAAATGTTCTATAG GAATTTTTGTAGGTCTCCGCTAGCACACACTATCCATCCTACGGATGTTAATGATCTAGCCAATCATTTGGTGATTGTATGCAGAAAGGCAACGGAAGCATTCCTGACAATAGCTG ATCACAAAGTAGAGATCGATGTAGAGAGGACAAGTTGCACAAAGACGGACCTAAACAATGATAAGATGAAGAATCAGGAAGTTCAGAAAGCTGTTGTTAGACAACCAGACGAGGCGACCTATATTGATCATCGGAATGTTGGTGATCTTGAATCCCCTTGCTCTAACTCCCAAGAGGATTCTAGACCTGCCTCCCCAGGAACACAGGCACTGATGTGTGACGAGCAGGGCACCGCATTTGGAACAGATTACAGAAGTTCATTTCCGATGGCATTGCATGATCAGGACACTTCAGAGCTAAATGGTGTGCAAGAGAAAACAGTTTTGACAGGGTTTCGGGACTACCTCCGGCTAGTTATAACACGTGGAAAGATAAATG AAGGTAACATATTATCGGAGTCTGCTATGGAGCTGGAAGATCAAAGACATCAGAGTGTAAGCACCAATTTACTTCCACTAAAAGCTGTGGAAAAACCAAAATCTCCAGATGACTCTGAAAACCCAAAAGCAAGTGAACCATCTTCATCAAATTGTTGA
- the LOC100843440 gene encoding protein tesmin/TSO1-like CXC 5 isoform X2 produces the protein MEPEEQQMVQPPVSASAPAAELKVPSHQPPPKPAASTQPAMPVPRPWPVAFTPMKPMVEVKSGTPQKRKKQCNCKNSHCLKLYCECFAAGLYCDGCNCKQCGNRVENEKARQEAINNTKQRNPKAFQPKIENVSNTLSVRKDAGVPSFPKHNKGCHCKKSGCLKKYCECFQANILCSKNCKCMDCKNFEGSEELQAIIQGYNASDRNNIQQATNVTLNGPIGSSGHKCSPACRRHPDDPLGSEANHVDASQVASSTGLEGCIGNYHSKSKMFYRSPLAHTIHPTDVNDLANHLVIVCRKATEAFLTIADHKVEIDVERTSCTKTDLNNDKMKNQEVQKAVVRQPDEATYIDHRNVGDLESPCSNSQEDSRPASPGTQALMCDEQGTAFGTDYRSSFPMALHDQDTSELNGVQEKTVLTGFRDYLRLVITRGKINEGNILSESAMELEDQRHQSVSTNLLPLKAVEKPKSPDDSENPKASEPSSSNC, from the exons ATGGAGCCGGAGGAGCAACAGATGGTGCAGCCACCTGTGTCAGCGTCGGCCCCTGCCGCTGAGCTGAAGGTACCATCGCATCAGCCACCGCCGAAGCCAGCGGCCTCGACGCAGCCTGCGATGCCCGTACCGAGGCCATGGCCAGTGGCCTTCACGCCTAT gaAGCCTATGGTCGAAGTGAAGAGTGGTACTccacaaaagagaaagaagcaGTGTAATTGCAAAAACTCGCATTGTTTAAAGCT GTACTGCGAGTGTTTTGCAGCAGGCCTTTACTGTGATGGCTGCAATTGTAAACAATGTGGAAACAGAGTTGAGAATGAAAAGGCTAGGCAGGAGGCTATTAACAATACAAAGCAACGGAATCCAAAGGCCTTTCAACCTAAGATCGAAAATGTTTCGAATACTCTTAGTGTTCGGAAG GATGCTGGAGTCCCTTCATTTCCAAAACATAATAAAGGCTGTCACTGCAAGAAGTCAGGGTGTCTCAAGAAGTACTGTGAATGCTTCCAAGCAAATATCCTTTGCTCCAAAAATTGTAAATGTATGGATTGCAAGAACTTTGAAGGAAGTGAGGAGCTACAGGCTATAATTCAAGGGTATAACGCATCTGATCGAAATAATATTCAGCAAGCAACTAATGTCACTCTGAATGGTCCCATCGGATCCTCCGGGCATAAGTGTTCACCAGCGTGTAGAAGACATCCAGACGATCCCCTTGGTTCAGAG GCTAACCACGTGGATGCTTCACAAGTTGCTTCTTCTACTGGACTTGAAGGCTGTATTGGTAATTATCATAGTAAATCTAAAATGTTCTATAG GTCTCCGCTAGCACACACTATCCATCCTACGGATGTTAATGATCTAGCCAATCATTTGGTGATTGTATGCAGAAAGGCAACGGAAGCATTCCTGACAATAGCTG ATCACAAAGTAGAGATCGATGTAGAGAGGACAAGTTGCACAAAGACGGACCTAAACAATGATAAGATGAAGAATCAGGAAGTTCAGAAAGCTGTTGTTAGACAACCAGACGAGGCGACCTATATTGATCATCGGAATGTTGGTGATCTTGAATCCCCTTGCTCTAACTCCCAAGAGGATTCTAGACCTGCCTCCCCAGGAACACAGGCACTGATGTGTGACGAGCAGGGCACCGCATTTGGAACAGATTACAGAAGTTCATTTCCGATGGCATTGCATGATCAGGACACTTCAGAGCTAAATGGTGTGCAAGAGAAAACAGTTTTGACAGGGTTTCGGGACTACCTCCGGCTAGTTATAACACGTGGAAAGATAAATG AAGGTAACATATTATCGGAGTCTGCTATGGAGCTGGAAGATCAAAGACATCAGAGTGTAAGCACCAATTTACTTCCACTAAAAGCTGTGGAAAAACCAAAATCTCCAGATGACTCTGAAAACCCAAAAGCAAGTGAACCATCTTCATCAAATTGTTGA